One window of Myripristis murdjan chromosome 8, fMyrMur1.1, whole genome shotgun sequence genomic DNA carries:
- the LOC115363693 gene encoding uncharacterized protein LOC115363693: MAPWQLLRARGALRPAPGHSRPGSGGVIGGYRVNHGPCVSVRYPTAAGPACSRSFSGSPGAGEKLTMKELNRRLASYMDKVQSLEAANEQLERQIQEELDRKSVADLCELDGPLQTVSLLQAQISECQSAQGQVKLQLLSAELDAFDFTARCEGERERRAMLEADLKDLRLMEEELKIRRLPDLQGLLGAHTQELQQVHLQHQQDIQGLLAQLSGGVTVEMQCIESLNLNQQLQELRQKRTVLFTRNQNQNDCWFNAQVSMLSSPEATCRPVGSEVNQAELNEMRRTALNLQTELTQLQAQNVLLEDNELELREGFSLQLASLQQRAHSLGRELDSVLEAAGRQAADYQALLDIKTRLETEIQDYKRLLDGQGTRALNSCSDSVGGGLSFSATTTTAALQSKELLDKTVSVERNLEIRTTQAVTSNHISSACQATVVNPLSQPIKVAASNHVNTFQKVHNKHPSSSPPINTTSLTRLSRTSSQSQRQGVVTGNVIKAGKVALPKSTERESMKVSRQSSALEDNVHTTEPKLKTTVIAGTEISKDVHDKADIQVSKPEINTAKVITRLAPDTQPPKKGSVQAPKPEIYIVTEITNTDHDTSAIQEAVCQATKQKINVTGMTSAVVHTQIAKAASVQAPKTGLNTVTEVTKTVPGTQTTKEEAIKAEINSVTEVTDIHPGTQTSADIEKDGARVTDAVISTQIAASKDKDPEFVNKEILSLSTEGPIVIERSQVSTVGRIDVFVEATEVDNKAKINTTPAVASAVNTEESVKEKAANTSNNKNNAEAIKLAVSDCPRTEVSMSTSHGRKSEQSRGEISSEVAQVDQREGEKVKKEEEQKQGKMGKDKTEVRDEEVEKEGKTGEAGKPEINTAKVITRLAPDVQSPKKGSIQAPKPEIYIVTEITNTDHDTSAIQEAVCQATKEKINVTGMTSAVVHTQITKEAGVQAPKSELNTVTEITKTVPGTQTTKEEASKAEINSVKKVTSIDGGNVQVASKDKYPEFVNEEIVSLSTKGPVVTGRSQVSTVGRTDVVEATQVDNNAKLSSTPAAASAVNTEENVKEKAVCHSPNTEENTVTICISPTETNKSVEGSDVSHVSRTEKSLLTANSSNTENTAEAIKPTGTVSYIPKAEVNMSTSLVRKSEQSQSEISSEVTLVDQREGEKVKKEEEP, from the exons GTCCAGTCCCTGGAGGCGGCCAATGAGCAGCTGGAGCGGCAgatccaggaggagctggacagGAAGAGCGTGGCTGACCTCTGCGAGCTGGACGGACCCCTGCAGACCGTCAGCCTGCTGCAGGCCCAG ATCAGTGAGTGTCAGTCGGCTCAGGGCcaggtgaagctgcagctgctcagtgcCGAGCTCGACGCTTTCGATTTCACTGCCAG GTGTGAGGGGGAGCGAGAGCGCCGTGCGATGCTGGAGGCGGACCTGAAGGATCTGAGGctgatggaggaggagctgaagatcCGCAGACTGCCCGACCTGCAGGGGCTGCTGGGAGCTCACacacaggagctgcagcaggtccACCTGCAGCACCAGCAG GACATACAGGGTCTCCTGGCCCAGCTGTCAGGGGGCGTTACCGTGGAGATGCAGTGCATTGAGTCACTGAACTTgaaccagcagctgcaggagctcAGACAGAAGAGGACGGTGCTGTTCACCaggaaccagaaccagaacgaCTGCTGGTTCAACGCTCAG GTTTCCATGTTGAGCTCTCCGGAGGCGACCTGCCGCCCtgtggggtcagaggtcaaccaGGCAGAGCTGAATGAGATGAGGAGGACAGCACTGAACCTGCAGACAGAGCTGACGCAGCTGCAGGCACAG AATGTATTGCTGGAAGACAATGAGTTGGAACTGAGAGAGGGCTTCAGTCTACAGCTGGCCAGCCTGCAGCAGAGGGCACACAGTCTGGGCAGGGAGCTGGACTCGGTGCTGGAGGCTGCAGGTCGGCAGGCTGCAGACTACCAGGCCCTGCTGGACATCAAGACCAGGCTGGAGACGGAGATACAGGACTACAAGAGGCTGCTTGATGGACAAGGCACCAG GGCCTTAAATTCCTGTTCAGACTCCGTGGGTGGTGGCCTGTCTTTTTCTGCTacaaccaccactgctgccTTACAAAGCAAAGAACTGCTAGATAAAACTGTAAGTGTTGAGAGAAATCTTGAGATCAGGACAACTCAAGCTGTCACAAGTAACCACATCAGCTCTGCATGCCAAGCCACTGTGGTTAACCCGCTGTCACAGCCGATAAAAGTTGCTGCGTCCAATCACGTGAACACTTTTCAAAAAGTCCATAACAAACATCCATCAAGTTCACCACCAATCAATACCACAAGTCTGACCCGCTTATCTCGCACGTCCAGCCAAAGCCAGAGGCAGGGTGTGGTTACAGGAAACGTAATTAAAGCAGGCAAAGTGGCTCTTCCCAAAAGCACAGAAAGAGAATCTATGAAAGTCAGCAGGCAGAGCAGCGCTTTGGAAGATAATGTCCACACCACAGAACCTAAACTGAAAACAACTGTGATTGCTGGCACTGAGATTAGCAAGGACGTACATGACAAAGCGGATATCCAGGTCTCTAAACCAGAGATAAATACTGCAAAAGTGATCACCAGGTTAGCTCCAGACACACAGCCTCCCAAGAAAGGAAGTGTTCAGGCTCCAAAACCAGAGATATATATTGTAACTGAGATCACCAACACTGACCATGACACATCAGCTATCCAGGAAGCTGTTTGCCAGGCCACTAAACAAAAGATAAATGTAACAGGGATGACCAGTGCAGTTGTTCACACACAAATTGCCAAGGCAGCTAGTGTGCAGGCTCCTAAAACAGGGTTAAATACAGTGACAGAGGTTACTAAAACAGTTCCTGGGACACAAACTACCAAAGAAGAGGCtattaaagcagaaataaatTCTGTAACGGAGGTGACCGATATACATCCTGGCACACAAACATCTGCAGACATAGAGAAGGACGGTGCAAGAGTTACAGATGCTGTAATCTCAACACAGATTGCTGCAAGTAAGGACAAAGATCCTGAATTTGTTAATAAAGAGATTTTGTCTTTGAGTACAGAGGGTCCAATCGTCATTGAGAGAAGTCAGGTTAGTACAGTTGGTAGGATAGACGTTTTTGTTGAGGCCACAGAGGTGGATAATAAGGCAAAAATCAACACCACACCTGCTGTGGCCAGTGCTGTAAATACTGAGGAGAGTGTGAAGGAGAAAGCAGCCAATACTtccaataacaaaaacaatgcagaaGCTATCAAGCTTGCAGTGTCTGATTGCCCCAGAACTGAAGTAAGCATGTCCACATCTCATGGTCGTAAATCCGAACAGAGCCGGGGTGAAATCTCCAGTGAGGTGGCCCAGGTGGATCAAAGGGAGGGTGAGAAGGTcaagaaagaagaagagcaaaaacaaggaaagatggggaaagacaaaacagaagtgAGAGATGAAGAGGTAGAGAAAGAAGGGAAGACAGGAGAAGCAGGTAAACCGgaaataaacactgcaaaagTCATCACCAGGTTAGCTCCTGATGTGCAGTCTCCCAAGAAAGGAAGTATTCAGGCTCCAAAACCAGAGATATATATTGTAACTGAGATCACCAACACAGACCATGACACATCAGCTATCCAGGAAGCTGTTTGCCAGGCCACTAAAGAAAAGATAAATGTAACAGGGATGACCAGCGCTGTTGTTCACACACAAATTACCAAGGAAGCTGGTGTGCAAGCTCCTAAATCAGAGTTAAATACAGTGACAGAGATTACTAAAACAGTTCCTGGGACACAAACTACCAAAGAGGAGGCTTCTAAAGCAGAAATAAATTCTGTAAAAAAGGTGACCAGCATAGATGGGGGCAACGTTCAGGTTGCAAGTAAGGACAAATATCCTGAATTTGTTAATGAAGAGATTGTGTCTTTGAGTACAAAGGGTCCAGTTGTCACTGGGAGAAGTCAGGTTAGTACAGTTGGTAGGACAGATGTTGTTGAGGCCACACAGGTAGACAATAATGCAAAACTCAGCAGCACACCTGCTGCGGCCAGTGCAGTAAATACTGAGGAGAATGTGAAGGAGAAAGCAGTCTGCCATTCCCCCAATACTGAAGAGAACACAGTGACAATTTGCATATCTCCAACCGAAACTAATAAGAGCGTAGAGGGTTCAGACGTGTCTCATGTCTCTAGAACTGAAAAAAGCCTGTTGACAGCCAATAGTtccaacactgaaaacactgcagaagctATCAAGCCTACAGGTACAGTGTCCTATATCCCCAAAGCTGAGGTAAACATGTCTACATCACTTGTTCGTAAATCCGAACAGAGCCAGAGTGAAATTTCCAGTGAGGTGACCCTGGTGGATCAAAGGGAGGGTGAGAAGGTTaagaaagaagaaga ACCATGA
- the LOC115363829 gene encoding uncharacterized protein LOC115363829 produces the protein MTSAVVHTQITKETGVQAPKSGLNTVTEITKTVPWTQTTKEDAVKATEAEINSVKKLTSIDGGYVQAVSKEKDREFVNKAAVALSTKGPVVSERSQVNTVGRVEVVVEAIQVDNNAKLSSTSPVVSAVNTEESVKEKAVCHPLNTAENIVTTHASPTETNDKSVEGSDAVSHVSTTEQSLLTANTSNSENNAEAIKPAGSDSPRTEVSMSTSHVHKSEQSRDEISSEVTLVDQREGEKVKKEEEQKQGKMGKDKTEVRDEEIEKEGKTREGGKPEIKTAKVITRLAPDKQTPKKGSVQAPKPEIYIVTEITNTDHDTSAIEEAVCQATKEKINVTGMTSAVVHTQITKEAGVQASKTGLNTVTDITKTVPGTQITKEEAVKATKAEINGKSVEGSDVSHSSTTEQSLLTANISNTENTAEAIKSAGQILTLEEDEKQAKKRREHEGDKTEMRKEEGTSLISKLEQGLLLGDTFSSKQNTEVLEGAEVGSSIPLNDVETVKPAGQGTSLSPTEAERGVSLTDSGIALTSADQESPGEADVFLTETKPVTCLSPTDLGICLSPVAGEVFLDPANQELCPVDLEECVSPRNTEMYLSPNDSELSQSPVEAEFFLSPNDEEECMNLTEANECVKTVEKYILSTKEESQSLSSGRDQTSSEKHRTAKVTSPVQNENNLGFELVGDLAGRRDDLSSAKTGLTLGSHVQVRSTLGDSLYRSSLEAQEAVASMVGRTSVGDKKEVTRPGARHKDTSSVDSKGIFSPGGRFRKLSHGDKEDTTISSMGRSAWGPSALNGGTELKNSSWLVASTAPNSDGVFGKSASSGRVPAPGGTSVLAQNAAGKINGMDHSRGISLGGIANSASMVSGTATSLGAVTAHSTGTVNGIYGSRTGYSLLGISRLASAETGGDTVSGSVVRNQETSSDRAGRISRIGGSGEWKVYSGGTGRASSAGSTSGDGRVTSPPLVYHRSSSTGSGGQLNSGGSGGRLSTSLGGSGRLSSCAKRSMSVGSGGRLSSSGSGSVPSSTAANNRASSSGRYGSTGSGEWKPVYGGASGRRSSVGSGGRPGGTSRTPSPGGRLTITGGSGGWLNSTTVSSNRISSAGSGSKLSGAGSNDRLSSQAGGRISSSSGSGRTNSTGGRVITSSDGPIRSTGSGVGANKERISVCKMAALSMSAAGMERSKERQRQAKKSQQEQAAANRPHVQRWLTSGVGAAGNDLDGLDDIIRL, from the exons ATGACCAGTGCAGTTGTTCACACACAAATTACCAAGGAAACAGGTGTGCAGGCTCCTAAATCAGGGTTAAATACAGTGACAGAGATTACTAAAACAGTTCCTTGGACACAAACTACCAAAGAAGATGCTGTAAAGGCCACTGAGGCAGAAATAAATTCTGTAAAAAAGCTGACCAGCATAGATGGGGGCTATGTTCAGGCTGTAAGTAAAGAGAAAGATCGTGAATTTGTTAATAAAGCGGCTGTGGCTTTGAGTACAAAGGGTCCAGTTGTCTCTGAGAGAAGTCAGGTTAACACAGTTGGTAGGGTAGAGGTTGTTGTTGAGGCCATACAGGTAGACAATAATGCAAAACTCAGCAGCACATCTCCTGTGGTCAGTGCAGTAAATACTGAGGAGAGTGTGAAGGAGAAAGCAGTCTGCCATCCCCTCAATACTGCAGAGAATATAGTGACAACTCATGCATCTCCAACTGAAACCAATGATAAGAGTGTAGAGGGTTCAGATGCAGTGTCTCATGTCTCTACAACTGAACAAAGCCTATTGACAGCCAATACTTCCAATAGCGAAAACAATGCAGAAGCTATCAAGCCTGCCGGATCTGATAGCCCCAGAACTGAAGTAAGCATGTCCACATCTCATGTTCATAAATCCGAACAGAGCCGGGATGAAATCTCCAGTGAGGTGACCCTGGTGGATCAAAGGGAGGGTGAGAAGGTcaagaaagaagaagagcaaaaacaaggaaagatgggaaaagacaaaacagaagtgAGAGATGAGGAGATAGAGAAGGAAGGGAAGACAAGAGAAGGAGGTAAACCagaaataaaaactgcaaaagtGATTACCAGGTTAGCTCCTGACAAACAGACTCCCAAGAAAGGAAGTGTTCAAGCTCCAAAACCAGAGATATATATTGTAACTGAGATCACCAACACAGATCATGACACATCAGCAATCGAGGAAGCTGTTTGCCAGGCCACTAAAGAAAAGATAAATGTAACAGGAATGACCAGCGCTGTTGTTCACACACAAATTACCAAGGAAGCTGGTGTGCAGGCTTCTAAAACAGGGTTAAATACAGTGACAGATATTACTAAAACAGTTCCTGGGACACAAATTACCAAGGAAGAAGCTGTAAAGGCTACTAAAGCAGAAATCAATGGCAAGAGTGTAGAGGGTTCAGATGTGTCCCATAGCTCTACAACTGAACAAAGCCTATTGACAGCCAATATTTCCAAtactgaaaacactgcagaagctATCAAGTCTGCAGGACAAATCTTGACCCTGGAGGaagatgaaaaacaagcaaagaagagaagagaacatgaaggagacaaaacagagatgagaaaggaggaagGTACTTCCCTTATCTCCAAATTAGAGCAGGGCCTGTTGTTGGGTGACACTTTCAGTagtaaacaaaacacagaagtcTTGGAGGGAGCAGAAGTAGGATCCAGCATCCCACTTAATGATGTAGAGACTGTGAAGCCAGCAGGTCAAGGAACGTCTTTGAGTCCAACAGAAGCAGAGAGGGGTGTGAGTCTAACAGACTCTGGTATAGCTTTAACTTCAGCAGACCAGGAGAGTCCAGGGGAGGCTGATGTATTTCTGACTGAGACAAAACCAGTGACATGTTTGAGTCCCACAGACCTAGGAATATGTCTGAGTCCAGTTGCAGGAGAAGTGTTTTTGGACCCAGCAAATCAAGAATTGTGTCCAGTTGATCTAGAAGAATGTGTAAGCCcaagaaacacagaaatgtaTCTCAGCCCAAATGACTCAGAACTGAGTCAGAGTCCAGTCGAGGCTGAGTTCTTCTTGAGTCCAAACGACGAAGAAGAATGTATGAATCTGACAGAGGCGAATGAATGTGTGAAAACAGTTGAGAAGTACATTCTGTCAACCAAAGAAGAGAGCCAATCTTTATCATCTGGCAGAGATCAGACAAGCTCAGAAAAGCACAGAACTGCCAAGGTCACCAGTCCAGTACAAAATGAGAACAATTTAGGTTTCGAATTAGTTGGAGACCTTGCAGGGCGCAGAGATGATTTGAGCAGTGCAAAAACCGGCTTGACACTAGGCAGCCATGTTCAGGTGAGAAGCACTCTAGGAGACAGTTTATACAGGAGCAGTTTGGAAGCTCAGGAGGCAGTAGCCAGTATGGTTGGTAGGACCAGTGTAGGGGATAAAAAGGAGGTGACAAGGCCAGGAGCGAGACACAAAGACACCAGCTCTGTGGACAGCAAAGGCATCTTTAGTCCAGGGGGCAGGTTTAGGAAGCTTAGCCATGGAGACAAGGAGGACACTACCATTAGCAGTATGGGCAGATCAGCATGGGGACCCAGTGCACTTAACGGTGGcactgaactgaaaaacagcagTTGGTTAGTTGCAAGCACAGCACCCAACAGTGATGGAGTGTTTGGCAAATCAGCTAGCTCTGGAAGAGTCCCTGCTCCTGGAGGAACTAGCGTATTAGCTCAAAATGCAGCGGGTAAAATAAATGGTATGGATCACAGTAGAGGAATAAGCTTAGGTGGCATAGCTAACAGTGCTAGTATGGTTAGTGGCACGGCAACTAGCCTTGGTGCTGTGACTGCTCATTCAACAGGTACAGTTAATGGTATATATGGTAGCAGGACGGGGTACAGCCTACTTGGCATCAGTAGGTTAGCCAGTGCAGAAACAGGGGGAGACACGGTAAGCGGGTCAGTGGTCAGGAACCAAGAAACAAGCAGTGATAGAGCAGGGAGAATCAGCAGGATCGGAGGGAGTGGGGAATGGAAAGTATACAGTGGAGGTACTGGACGTGCGAGTAGTGCTGGCAGCACCAGTGGTGATGGGAGGGTGACTAGTCCGCCACTAGTCTACCACAGGAGTAGCAGCACTGGAAGCGGGGGGCAACTCAACAGCGGTGGTAGTGGCGGCAGACTTAGTACTAGCCTAGGTGGTAGTGGCAGATTAAGTAGCTGTGCCAAGCGCAGTATGAGTGTAGGTAGTGGTGGGAGGTTAAGTAGCTCAGGAAGTGGCAGTGTGCCGAGCAGTACAGCTGCTAACAACAGAGCAAGCAGCTCTGGGAGATATGGCAGCACGGGTAGCGGAGAGTGGAAGCCTGTTTACGGTGGGGCGAGTGGACGCAGGAGCAGTGTGGGGAGTGGAGGGCGACCAGGTGGGACAAGCAGAACCCCTAGTCCTGGAGGAAGGCTTACCATCACAGGGGGCAGCGGTGGGTGGCTAAACAGCACTACAGTTAGCAGCAATCGAATCAGCAGTGCTGGAAGCGGGTCTAAACTCAGCGGTGCGGGTAGCAACGACAGATTAAGCAGCCAAGCCGGGGGAAGGATCAGCAGCTCGTCTGGCTCAGGGAGGACCAATAGCACGGGAGGAAGGGTGATCACCAGCAGTGACGGGCCAATCAGGAGCACGGGCAGCGGCGTTGGAGCCAATAAAGAGAGGATCAGTGTGTGTAAGATGGCGGCCCTGTCGATGTCAGCAGCGGGGATGGAGAGAAGcaaggagagacaaagacaagctAAGAAGTCCCAGCAGGAGCAGGCTGCAG CTAACAGGCCTCATGTCCAGCGCTGGCTGACCTCAGGTGTCGGAGCAGCGGGCAACGACCTTGACGGCCTTGATGACATCAttcgcctctga